The following coding sequences lie in one Chloroflexota bacterium genomic window:
- a CDS encoding polyprenol monophosphomannose synthase, whose translation MARAMLSASVALPTYNEKGNIADLIAAIRAALPDPEIIVVDDNSPDGTWQIVQALSEAEPRIRLVRRTTERGLTSAIQRGIDEARGDVVFWMDCDFSMPPATMPLLLAELERGADVAIGSRYAPGGQDARGDWMPIAFSAVINFWAQLLLGRGVRDYTTGFVAARKSVLERVRLSGDYGEYCIDFLARAKRLGFQIVEVGYVCKPRATGESKTAPSFWGFIRRGWKYVVTILRLTVQRA comes from the coding sequence ATGGCTAGAGCCATGTTGAGTGCTTCCGTCGCGCTGCCGACCTACAACGAAAAGGGCAATATCGCCGATCTGATTGCGGCCATCCGCGCCGCGCTCCCGGATCCCGAGATCATCGTCGTGGACGACAACTCGCCGGACGGCACCTGGCAGATCGTGCAGGCGCTGTCGGAGGCGGAGCCGCGCATCCGGCTGGTGCGCCGCACCACGGAGCGCGGGCTGACCAGCGCGATCCAGCGCGGCATCGATGAGGCGCGCGGCGACGTGGTATTCTGGATGGACTGCGACTTCTCGATGCCGCCCGCGACGATGCCGCTGCTGCTGGCCGAGCTCGAGCGCGGCGCCGACGTCGCCATCGGCTCGCGGTACGCCCCCGGCGGGCAGGACGCGCGCGGCGACTGGATGCCGATCGCGTTCAGCGCGGTTATCAATTTCTGGGCGCAACTGCTGCTCGGGCGCGGCGTGCGCGACTACACGACCGGCTTCGTCGCGGCGCGCAAGAGCGTGCTGGAGCGCGTGCGGCTGTCCGGCGACTACGGCGAGTACTGCATCGACTTCCTGGCGCGCGCCAAACGGCTCGGCTTCCAGATTGTGGAAGTCGGCTATGTCTGCAAGCCACGCGCGACCGGCGAGAGCAAGACCGCGCCCAGCTTCTGGGGCTTCATCCGGCGCGGCTGGAAGTATGTAGTGACGATTCTGCGGCTGACCGTGCAGCGCGCCTGA
- a CDS encoding DegT/DnrJ/EryC1/StrS family aminotransferase — MDELGERANILPGEDPHLVVTVRPIPSDERESAGRIIPVCEPRLDGNEEKYLLHTVRTNWISSAGKYITDFEQLFAQKVGARYGVACNNGTTALHLALATLGVGPGDEVIVPTFTMIASANAVRYVGATPVFIDAEPETGNMDVRQLRTKITPRTKAIMPMHTYGHPVDMDPVLDLAKQHNLFVLSDAAESHGAEYKGQPVGGLGDVATYSFYANKIITTGEGGMLTTNNPDIARIARNMRDHAFSHERHFWHKYLGFNFRMTNMQAAIGLAQTERFEFLVECRRKNAEMYSELLSSVPGLALPVQKPWAKNVYWMYGMVVQPAEFGMTRDALRNALAQRGIETRTFFIPIHLQPIYFRAHGAESFPVAEMLCERGMYLPSASTLTPADIEFISHAVREIQSQGRKSQAE; from the coding sequence ATGGATGAACTGGGCGAGCGCGCCAACATTCTGCCGGGCGAAGACCCGCACCTCGTCGTGACCGTGCGCCCGATCCCGTCGGACGAGCGCGAGAGCGCCGGCCGCATCATCCCGGTCTGCGAGCCGCGGCTCGACGGCAACGAAGAAAAATATCTGCTGCACACGGTCCGCACGAACTGGATCTCGTCGGCGGGCAAGTACATCACCGACTTCGAGCAGTTGTTCGCCCAGAAAGTCGGCGCCAGGTACGGCGTTGCCTGCAACAACGGCACCACCGCTCTGCACCTGGCGCTGGCCACGCTCGGCGTCGGCCCCGGCGACGAGGTGATCGTCCCGACCTTCACGATGATCGCCAGCGCCAACGCCGTGCGCTACGTCGGCGCCACGCCGGTCTTCATCGACGCGGAGCCGGAGACCGGCAACATGGACGTCAGGCAGTTGCGAACCAAGATCACGCCGCGCACCAAGGCGATCATGCCGATGCACACCTACGGGCACCCGGTGGACATGGACCCGGTGCTCGACCTGGCGAAGCAGCACAACCTGTTCGTGCTCTCCGACGCCGCCGAGTCGCACGGCGCGGAGTACAAGGGCCAGCCGGTCGGCGGCCTGGGCGACGTGGCCACCTATTCGTTCTACGCCAACAAGATTATCACCACCGGCGAAGGCGGCATGCTGACGACCAACAACCCGGACATCGCGCGCATCGCGCGCAACATGCGCGACCACGCCTTCAGCCACGAGCGCCACTTCTGGCACAAGTATCTCGGCTTCAACTTCCGCATGACCAACATGCAGGCGGCGATCGGCCTGGCGCAGACCGAGCGCTTCGAGTTCCTCGTCGAGTGCCGGCGCAAGAACGCCGAGATGTACAGCGAGCTGCTGTCGAGCGTGCCGGGGCTGGCACTGCCGGTCCAGAAACCGTGGGCCAAGAACGTCTACTGGATGTACGGCATGGTCGTACAGCCGGCGGAGTTCGGCATGACGCGCGACGCGCTGCGCAACGCGCTGGCCCAGCGCGGCATCGAGACGCGCACCTTCTTCATCCCGATCCACCTGCAGCCGATCTACTTCCGCGCGCACGGCGCGGAGTCGTTCCCGGTGGCCGAGATGCTGTGCGAGCGCGGCATGTACCTGCCGTCGGCCTCCACGCTCACGCCGGCCGACATCGAATTCATCTCGCACGCGGTCCGCGAAATCCAGAGCCAGGGCCGCAAATCCCAGGCCGAATAA
- a CDS encoding class I SAM-dependent methyltransferase, producing the protein MHPDEYEKMFRVEDTHWWFAGKRRLVRVMLEGLSPQAGRRILDVGCGTGGMFSLLREFGWLTGADASELATGFAARRGLAALERAALPELPFASGMFDLVTAFDVLYHRRVDDDQAALIEIARVLKPGGRFIATDSALKFLRGAHDDAVQGARRYTTGEMREKLSAAGFSVRRLSYANMLIFPLAAPWRLLRRRTGDEHGSDVSAAPGWLNALMGLVYRVEAGLLARTNLPVGMSIIVHAQKA; encoded by the coding sequence ATGCATCCCGACGAATACGAGAAGATGTTCCGCGTGGAAGACACGCACTGGTGGTTTGCCGGCAAACGCCGGCTGGTGCGCGTTATGCTCGAAGGATTGTCGCCGCAAGCCGGGCGGCGCATACTCGACGTCGGGTGCGGCACGGGCGGCATGTTCTCGCTGCTGCGCGAGTTTGGCTGGCTGACCGGCGCCGATGCCAGCGAACTGGCTACCGGCTTTGCGGCCCGGCGCGGGCTGGCCGCGCTGGAGCGCGCCGCGCTGCCCGAACTGCCGTTCGCCTCGGGCATGTTCGATCTGGTGACGGCGTTCGACGTGCTGTACCATCGCCGTGTCGACGACGATCAGGCCGCGCTGATCGAGATCGCGCGCGTGCTGAAGCCGGGCGGGCGCTTCATCGCCACCGACTCGGCGCTCAAGTTCCTGCGCGGCGCACACGACGATGCGGTGCAGGGCGCGCGGCGCTATACGACCGGCGAGATGCGCGAGAAACTGTCGGCAGCCGGCTTCAGCGTGCGCCGGCTGTCCTATGCCAACATGCTGATCTTCCCGCTCGCCGCGCCCTGGCGGCTGCTGCGCCGGCGGACCGGCGACGAGCATGGCTCCGATGTGTCGGCCGCGCCCGGCTGGCTCAACGCCCTGATGGGACTGGTCTATCGGGTCGAGGCCGGGCTGCTGGCGCGCACGAACCTGCCGGTCGGCATGTCGATCATCGTACACGCGCAGAAGGCGTGA
- a CDS encoding NUDIX domain-containing protein yields MNNLVFAAALGQRDKCVALASSSDGWQLPAAPVPTGASPESVALQALIAITGVPAAIDRLAGVYSGPDGLLIAFMASLDDGEPRAGIEFFEWDALPAPIAPDLHVAALADWAASHTHGFMTTRYCPRCGGARLSVQQRFGRDRMTCRTCGFIFFRDPKVGAGVFIEDTGRVLLIRRGVNPGMDLWCLPSGFIEHDEAPEAAAVREAFEETGLHVELDELMGLHSYLDPARGNGILILYRAHATGGTLSAGDDAKEAHYFAPSELPAADAIAFRTHRIVLNEWKERRSSM; encoded by the coding sequence ATGAACAATCTGGTATTCGCGGCGGCGCTCGGCCAGCGTGACAAGTGCGTCGCGCTGGCATCCAGCAGCGATGGCTGGCAGTTGCCGGCAGCGCCGGTGCCGACCGGCGCATCGCCAGAAAGCGTGGCGCTACAGGCGCTGATCGCCATCACCGGCGTGCCGGCGGCGATCGATCGGCTGGCCGGCGTGTACAGCGGGCCGGACGGTCTGCTGATCGCCTTCATGGCCAGCCTCGACGACGGCGAACCGCGCGCGGGAATCGAGTTCTTCGAGTGGGATGCGCTGCCGGCACCCATTGCGCCGGACCTGCACGTCGCCGCGCTCGCCGACTGGGCCGCCAGCCACACGCACGGCTTCATGACCACACGCTACTGCCCGCGCTGCGGCGGCGCACGCCTGTCAGTGCAGCAGCGCTTTGGCCGTGACCGCATGACGTGCCGCACCTGCGGATTCATCTTCTTCCGTGACCCCAAGGTCGGCGCCGGCGTGTTCATCGAGGACACGGGGCGCGTCCTGCTAATCCGGCGCGGCGTGAACCCCGGCATGGACCTGTGGTGCCTGCCGAGCGGCTTCATCGAGCACGACGAAGCGCCGGAGGCGGCGGCCGTGCGCGAGGCGTTCGAGGAGACGGGGCTGCATGTTGAGTTGGACGAGTTGATGGGCCTGCACTCATACCTCGATCCGGCGCGCGGCAACGGCATCCTGATTCTCTATCGCGCGCACGCCACCGGCGGCACGCTCAGCGCGGGCGACGACGCCAAAGAGGCGCACTATTTCGCGCCGTCGGAGCTGCCCGCTGCCGACGCGATCGCGTTCCGCACGCACCGCATCGTGCTGAACGAGTGGAAAGAACGGCGGTCGTCAATGTAG
- a CDS encoding glycosyltransferase family 39 protein gives MRTRWRHRSLILVLLVAFGLRLAQLTFQPLWFDEGWSVWFGVSSLPKMLERTALDIHPPLYYALLHGWIALADHGEFALRLLSVLTGVLLVALVYPLARGLLGDLSARLALVMTALSPLQIFYAQEVRMYGLVTALGLASSGLFWRALHGHSGRPARRMWIAYAVVTAAAMYAEYYGAFIPLFHGIYWLWQVRGRVWRRPSALGAFAFAGLLYLPWVVYASSKLAAYVGDKVGIEQYAVLPPWDYAARHLIAFAAGHLTPDTAWLGWIAVVFAALALWGIAAARTPRGGSQSPRPALFLTLYLLVPFVAAYLVQMGFPFAPPRMERLLLLASPPFLMLAARGLTAFIARAWALRSWAALAGTVLTGAVMLAASALSLASFYNVPRYPEQDYRPLAERMDALSRPGDRVIAVHPWQVGFLRAYLTSAVDLQPAASPAWGAEVRAQIDEALDAHRRIWVPAYQSLGRVLETEMENHLKAGALSVESKWYGDTRLLFYAPIAPALTFEASGTPAITVGTDRATSAWEAGWGIVPLQMTLDFDEPARTPRISLRLKDEAGVVWAAQDREFDSMETSGAIRRFRSAAGFLVPAGTPPGAYRISLGIYDAQSLQSLRPERDVLTLRVSRPAVPPSIAALPIQTPLTVGWPGMRLLGLTLRDGAWRGGETLHLDLFWQATDSSLPGRVLFAQMQGPDGKPYAVSETPPRIPTTAWQRGDLYREQRDLQLPANLPAGTYRVAIGWFDERNQSRVPHSGGDNQFVLREITVTARPRQMTPPAMQARNDLRFGDVARIAGHDLALDPQRKTATARLYWLATSETPAAYKVFVHIVPAGATTPLAQHDSPPAGGALPTTAWLPGEYITDEHVVALPDNMPPGPYRILVGLYDPQSGARVPAFAPDGQRFPNDAVILTSFEWR, from the coding sequence ATGCGCACCCGCTGGCGTCATCGCAGCCTGATCTTGGTGTTGCTGGTCGCATTCGGCTTGCGCCTGGCGCAACTGACGTTCCAACCGCTCTGGTTCGACGAGGGCTGGAGCGTCTGGTTTGGCGTCTCCAGCCTCCCGAAGATGCTGGAGCGCACCGCACTGGACATTCACCCGCCGCTTTACTATGCGCTGCTCCACGGCTGGATCGCACTCGCGGACCACGGCGAGTTCGCGCTGCGTCTGCTGTCGGTGCTGACCGGCGTGCTGCTCGTCGCGCTGGTGTACCCGCTGGCGCGCGGCCTGCTGGGCGACCTGTCCGCGCGGCTGGCGCTGGTCATGACGGCGCTCTCCCCGCTACAGATCTTTTACGCGCAGGAAGTCCGCATGTACGGCCTGGTGACCGCGCTGGGGCTTGCCTCGTCGGGGCTGTTCTGGCGCGCCCTGCACGGGCACTCCGGCCGCCCGGCGCGGCGCATGTGGATCGCCTATGCGGTGGTAACTGCCGCCGCGATGTATGCCGAGTACTACGGCGCGTTCATTCCGCTGTTTCACGGCATCTACTGGCTGTGGCAGGTGCGCGGGCGCGTGTGGCGCAGGCCGTCCGCGCTCGGCGCGTTCGCCTTCGCCGGCCTGCTCTATCTGCCCTGGGTGGTTTACGCCAGCTCGAAACTGGCCGCCTACGTCGGCGACAAGGTCGGCATCGAGCAGTACGCCGTGCTGCCGCCCTGGGATTACGCCGCTCGCCACCTGATCGCGTTCGCCGCAGGGCACCTTACGCCGGACACGGCCTGGCTCGGCTGGATCGCCGTCGTGTTCGCGGCGCTGGCGCTCTGGGGCATCGCGGCGGCGCGGACGCCGCGCGGCGGCAGCCAGTCCCCGCGTCCGGCGCTGTTCCTCACGCTGTACCTGCTCGTGCCATTCGTCGCGGCGTATTTGGTCCAGATGGGCTTCCCGTTCGCGCCGCCGCGCATGGAGCGGCTGCTGCTGCTCGCGTCGCCGCCGTTCCTCATGCTGGCCGCGCGCGGGCTGACCGCCTTCATCGCGCGCGCGTGGGCTCTGCGCAGTTGGGCGGCGCTGGCCGGCACCGTGCTGACCGGCGCGGTAATGCTCGCCGCGTCCGCCCTGTCGCTGGCATCGTTCTACAACGTGCCGCGCTACCCGGAGCAGGACTACCGGCCGCTGGCCGAACGCATGGACGCGCTCTCGCGGCCCGGTGACCGCGTCATCGCCGTGCACCCGTGGCAGGTCGGCTTCCTGCGCGCCTACCTGACGTCCGCGGTCGATCTGCAGCCGGCCGCCTCGCCGGCCTGGGGCGCCGAGGTGCGCGCGCAAATCGACGAAGCACTCGATGCACACCGGCGCATCTGGGTGCCGGCCTATCAGTCGCTGGGACGCGTGCTCGAGACCGAGATGGAGAACCACCTGAAGGCGGGCGCATTGAGCGTTGAATCGAAATGGTACGGCGACACGCGCCTGCTGTTCTACGCGCCGATAGCGCCCGCACTGACGTTCGAGGCATCAGGCACGCCGGCCATCACGGTCGGCACTGACCGGGCCACGTCCGCATGGGAGGCCGGCTGGGGCATCGTGCCACTTCAGATGACGCTCGATTTCGACGAGCCGGCACGCACGCCGCGCATCAGCCTGCGGCTGAAAGACGAAGCCGGCGTCGTGTGGGCGGCGCAAGACCGCGAATTCGACAGCATGGAAACATCGGGCGCAATCCGCCGCTTCCGCAGCGCGGCCGGCTTTCTCGTGCCAGCCGGCACGCCGCCGGGCGCATACCGCATCAGCCTCGGCATCTACGATGCGCAATCGCTCCAGTCGCTGCGCCCGGAGCGCGATGTGCTGACCCTGCGCGTCTCACGGCCGGCCGTGCCGCCGTCCATCGCCGCGCTGCCGATTCAGACGCCGCTCACCGTTGGCTGGCCGGGGATGCGCCTGCTCGGCCTGACGCTGCGCGATGGCGCATGGCGGGGCGGCGAAACCCTGCACCTCGACCTGTTTTGGCAGGCGACCGATAGCAGCCTGCCGGGCCGTGTGCTGTTCGCGCAGATGCAGGGGCCGGATGGCAAGCCGTACGCCGTGAGCGAAACGCCGCCGCGCATACCGACCACCGCCTGGCAGCGCGGCGACCTGTACCGCGAGCAGCGCGACTTGCAGTTGCCGGCCAACCTGCCGGCCGGAACGTACCGGGTGGCGATCGGCTGGTTCGACGAGCGCAACCAGTCGCGCGTGCCGCACAGCGGTGGCGACAACCAGTTTGTGCTGCGCGAGATCACGGTCACAGCGCGGCCGCGCCAGATGACGCCGCCGGCGATGCAGGCGCGCAACGACCTGCGCTTCGGCGATGTCGCGCGCATCGCAGGCCACGACCTCGCGCTCGATCCGCAGCGCAAGACCGCCACGGCGCGCCTGTACTGGCTGGCGACGAGCGAGACGCCCGCGGCGTACAAGGTATTCGTGCATATTGTGCCCGCCGGCGCGACGACGCCGCTCGCGCAGCACGACAGCCCGCCCGCCGGCGGCGCGCTGCCGACGACGGCGTGGCTGCCGGGCGAATACATCACCGACGAGCACGTAGTCGCCTTGCCGGACAACATGCCGCCCGGTCCGTATCGGATCCTGGTCGGCTTGTACGATCCACAGAGCGGCGCGCGCGTGCCGGCGTTCGCGCCGGACGGCCAGCGCTTCCCGAACGACGCCGTGATCCTGACCAGCTTTGAGTGGCGGTAG
- a CDS encoding BCD family MFS transporter, protein MIGLLAPPPRLPRARMARLMTFQIGSAMADILVASIWNRVMIVELGVPAWPVGLLIAFRYLLAPLSLYAGFRSDTRPLLGYRRTAYIWLGRLLVWLSFPLLPWTLARFATDRGDPLGWLAAFAGFLMYGVGTLFSGSPLLALVRDAVPPARQGLAVSLMETALIICFPIVAIAFSIALRAYSLEAFWQLVLVTMAVSGFFWIFSVAGVERRGEAETAPAADLPFMPVVRAIWQDRRARGFFAFLSLATLSAWAQDAILEPFGAEVFRAGLGETTRYSAYWQGATVVTLLATAWLGRRRYPEQQTRIAQGGIAVMAAGMALMAVAALGAEARLFQLSLVIFGGGFGVYTFGGLNLMTAMTSDAQAGAYLGLWTIAILLSRGVGIGLGGLLRDVLKALVGAPAPAYGAIFALEALGLALALLALARVDVPGFAREHGRGGPREVPLAAEL, encoded by the coding sequence GTGATAGGATTGCTCGCCCCGCCGCCTCGTCTGCCGCGCGCGCGCATGGCGCGGCTGATGACCTTTCAAATCGGGTCGGCAATGGCCGACATTCTGGTTGCCAGCATCTGGAACCGTGTGATGATCGTCGAACTCGGCGTGCCGGCCTGGCCGGTTGGCCTGCTGATCGCGTTTCGCTATCTGCTGGCGCCGCTGAGTCTGTACGCCGGCTTCCGCTCCGACACGCGGCCGCTGCTCGGCTATCGCCGCACGGCGTATATCTGGCTGGGCCGCTTGCTGGTCTGGCTTTCGTTTCCGCTGCTGCCGTGGACGCTGGCGCGCTTCGCCACCGACCGCGGCGACCCGCTCGGCTGGCTGGCCGCCTTCGCCGGATTCCTCATGTATGGTGTCGGCACGCTGTTCTCCGGCAGCCCGCTGCTGGCGCTGGTGCGCGATGCCGTGCCGCCCGCCCGCCAGGGGCTGGCGGTCAGCCTGATGGAGACGGCGCTGATCATCTGCTTTCCGATCGTCGCGATTGCGTTTTCGATCGCGTTGCGCGCCTACTCGCTGGAAGCGTTCTGGCAGTTGGTGCTCGTGACGATGGCGGTCAGCGGTTTCTTCTGGATCTTCTCGGTGGCAGGCGTTGAACGGCGTGGAGAGGCGGAGACGGCGCCCGCCGCCGATTTGCCATTCATGCCGGTCGTCCGCGCCATCTGGCAGGACCGGCGCGCGCGCGGCTTCTTCGCCTTTCTGTCGCTGGCGACACTCTCGGCCTGGGCGCAGGACGCGATCCTGGAGCCGTTCGGCGCGGAGGTGTTTCGCGCGGGGCTGGGCGAAACGACGCGCTACTCCGCGTACTGGCAGGGCGCCACCGTGGTCACACTGCTGGCGACCGCGTGGCTGGGCCGGCGGCGTTATCCCGAGCAGCAGACGCGCATCGCGCAGGGCGGCATTGCGGTCATGGCGGCCGGCATGGCGCTGATGGCGGTGGCGGCGCTCGGCGCAGAGGCGCGATTGTTCCAGTTGTCGCTGGTCATCTTCGGCGGCGGCTTCGGCGTATACACCTTTGGCGGCCTCAATCTCATGACCGCGATGACGAGCGACGCGCAGGCGGGCGCATACCTGGGCCTCTGGACGATCGCGATCCTGCTTTCGCGCGGCGTCGGCATTGGGCTCGGCGGCCTGCTGCGCGACGTGCTCAAGGCGCTGGTGGGTGCGCCGGCCCCCGCGTACGGCGCGATCTTCGCGCTGGAAGCGCTCGGCCTGGCGCTGGCCCTGCTGGCGCTCGCGCGGGTGGACGTGCCTGGCTTTGCGCGTGAGCATGGCCGCGGCGGCCCGCGCGAGGTACCGCTGGCGGCGGAGTTGTAG
- a CDS encoding MFS transporter produces MTAQTASTPAAGDKLDLNKILPIFVIVLIDLLGLTIIIPLMPLYATAFGADAFTIGLLGAAYPVMQFIGAPLLGRLSDRFGRKPVLIISQIGTFIGFLILGLSNALWLLFLARIVDGLSGANISTAQAAITDSTTEQTRTQGLGLLGAAFGLGFIIGPTIAFVSLAATGNDYRVPAFAAALCSLASILLTTFWFTETHGPEKRTNGAARAPFSFGALVTALTHPAVGLLLMLIFAQQIAFGGFEQWLALFNLNRLGLNASGNAAVFVFAGVIIVAVQGGLVGRWSRRYGDRRLIFAGLLLLAFGLALTALTPAQPPPWYSRAEVLHELDSTRSLPGQAPHAVPVELPADGSNGWLGIGWLLLSMVPAAIGGGILQPAINSLITKRIEPGEIGGTLGVSASLLSAANALAPVIGGALYQLGGMSMPFWVWSATLALLFVAALSLLKPGREEQAPAGLARGGGSH; encoded by the coding sequence GTGACGGCGCAGACTGCCAGTACGCCGGCCGCCGGCGACAAGCTCGACCTCAATAAGATCCTGCCGATCTTCGTGATCGTGCTGATCGATCTGCTCGGCCTGACGATCATCATCCCGCTGATGCCGCTGTACGCGACCGCGTTCGGGGCCGACGCATTTACCATCGGCTTGCTGGGCGCCGCGTACCCGGTGATGCAGTTTATCGGCGCGCCGCTGCTCGGCCGCCTCTCCGACCGCTTCGGGCGCAAGCCGGTTCTGATCATCAGCCAGATCGGCACGTTCATCGGTTTCCTGATTCTCGGCTTGTCCAATGCGCTGTGGCTGCTGTTCCTGGCGCGTATCGTCGATGGCCTGTCGGGCGCCAACATTTCGACGGCGCAGGCGGCCATCACGGACAGCACGACAGAGCAGACGCGCACCCAGGGGCTCGGCCTGCTGGGCGCGGCGTTCGGGCTCGGCTTCATCATCGGACCGACCATCGCCTTTGTCTCGCTGGCCGCGACCGGCAACGACTACCGGGTGCCCGCGTTTGCCGCCGCGCTCTGCTCGCTGGCCTCGATCCTGCTGACCACGTTCTGGTTCACGGAGACGCACGGCCCGGAGAAGCGCACCAACGGCGCGGCGCGCGCCCCGTTCAGTTTCGGCGCGCTCGTCACGGCGCTGACGCACCCGGCGGTCGGGCTGCTGCTGATGCTGATCTTCGCTCAGCAGATCGCCTTTGGCGGGTTCGAGCAGTGGCTGGCGCTGTTTAACTTGAACCGGCTCGGGCTGAACGCGTCGGGCAATGCGGCCGTATTTGTCTTTGCCGGCGTGATCATCGTCGCGGTGCAGGGCGGCCTGGTCGGCCGGTGGAGCCGGCGCTATGGCGACCGGCGGCTGATCTTCGCCGGGCTGCTGCTGCTCGCGTTCGGGCTGGCGCTGACGGCGCTGACGCCAGCCCAGCCGCCGCCGTGGTACTCGCGCGCCGAGGTGCTGCACGAACTGGACAGCACGCGCAGCCTGCCGGGCCAGGCGCCCCATGCGGTGCCGGTCGAACTGCCGGCCGACGGCAGCAACGGCTGGCTTGGGATCGGCTGGCTGCTGCTGTCCATGGTGCCCGCCGCGATCGGCGGCGGCATCCTGCAACCGGCGATCAACAGTCTGATCACCAAGCGGATCGAGCCGGGCGAAATTGGCGGCACGCTCGGCGTCAGCGCCTCGCTGCTCAGCGCGGCGAACGCGCTGGCGCCGGTCATCGGCGGCGCGCTGTACCAACTGGGCGGTATGAGCATGCCGTTCTGGGTATGGTCGGCGACGCTGGCGCTGCTATTCGTCGCGGCGCTGTCGCTACTGAAACCTGGCCGCGAAGAACAGGCGCCTGCCGGGCTGGCGCGCGGCGGCGGATCGCATTAA
- a CDS encoding helix-turn-helix transcriptional regulator: MDNTLLVLGLLKLQEMHGYHLGDLIDKRLSYLTDLKKPTLYHLLAKLEVTGDVAQSVSREGHRPERRTYRLTAQGAGHFADLLRRNLQDAPAAYFVDDIGLLFLSELPAAEARACLDQKRAGIAQRMTAMQAALERHTPGTPAYFTLQHHVLHLRAESAWLDGLLEQLKKRAVREDILRCIDDEATPAPPRRAVR, translated from the coding sequence ATGGACAACACGCTGTTGGTGCTCGGCCTGCTCAAGTTGCAGGAGATGCACGGTTACCACCTCGGCGACTTGATCGACAAGCGGCTGAGCTACCTGACCGATCTCAAAAAGCCGACGCTCTATCATCTGCTGGCCAAGCTCGAAGTGACGGGCGACGTGGCGCAAAGCGTCTCCCGCGAGGGCCACCGGCCGGAGCGCCGCACCTACCGCCTGACGGCGCAGGGCGCAGGGCACTTCGCCGACCTGCTGCGCCGCAACCTGCAGGACGCGCCGGCCGCGTACTTCGTCGATGACATCGGCCTGCTCTTCCTGAGCGAACTGCCGGCCGCCGAGGCGCGCGCCTGCCTCGACCAGAAGCGCGCCGGCATCGCGCAGCGCATGACCGCCATGCAGGCGGCGCTGGAGCGCCACACGCCGGGTACGCCGGCGTATTTCACGCTCCAGCATCACGTCCTGCACCTGCGCGCCGAAAGCGCGTGGCTCGACGGCCTGCTGGAGCAACTCAAGAAGCGCGCGGTGCGCGAGGACATCCTGCGTTGCATTGACGACGAAGCAACGCCCGCGCCGCCGCGCCGCGCGGTGCGTTAG